Proteins from a single region of Humidesulfovibrio mexicanus:
- a CDS encoding HypC/HybG/HupF family hydrogenase formation chaperone, with protein sequence MCLAIPAEILHLHDGVATCRLGDSQSTIRASTMLLTEDPAIGDFLIIHAGFALRVMDFAEARESLRMLREDACAAPAPPAAPETACGAVADAKDDRQ encoded by the coding sequence ATGTGTCTCGCCATACCCGCTGAAATACTGCACCTGCATGACGGCGTGGCCACCTGCCGTTTGGGCGACAGCCAGTCCACCATCCGGGCGTCCACAATGCTTCTGACCGAAGACCCCGCCATTGGCGACTTCCTCATCATACACGCCGGATTCGCTCTGCGCGTCATGGATTTTGCGGAAGCGAGGGAATCCCTGCGTATGCTGCGCGAGGACGCGTGCGCCGCGCCCGCACCCCCGGCCGCTCCCGAAACGGCCTGCGGCGCGGTCGCCGACGCCAAGGATGACCGCCAGTGA
- a CDS encoding nitrogenase component 1: MKTYHKLLPLATGYFGVSSALYAFDGLVVVYGPAGGAWHINIEDEPRWYRGPATVVGAGLLEMDVILGNDSTFINNIAEVSTQLDRRFVALAGTPISEIIGTDLRGFSRTLESRTSLPVFMVPTAGSEPYPEGASKAFLALARKLMRTPERKVKNGVNVLGAIHLSTGREEHIEPVLQAIEQAGFPLVSVFSVPRPGQEDPLESLRNAPSAELNVVVSTSGLALADHMYATFGIPYVVGMPVGLRGRDDMLTLLRREPLPTPPAPARPAPFKHALVIGEPVMSYGIQRCLRHDFGIPRVDVVSVTPDAAVFAPAEGRLAALAERGQADVCTDGEHETAALMNDPSVDCIVADPCYKALLTRPVRFIPMPHIAMSARLNWNLPYEYAVEKGHAYLAGRLFASA; encoded by the coding sequence ATGAAGACATATCACAAGCTTCTCCCCCTGGCCACGGGCTACTTCGGGGTCAGCTCCGCGCTGTACGCCTTCGACGGCCTGGTGGTGGTCTACGGTCCCGCTGGCGGGGCCTGGCACATCAACATCGAGGACGAGCCGCGCTGGTACCGTGGCCCGGCCACAGTGGTCGGGGCCGGGCTGCTGGAAATGGATGTCATTCTGGGCAACGACAGCACATTCATCAACAACATCGCCGAGGTGTCCACGCAGCTGGACCGGCGTTTCGTGGCCCTGGCGGGCACGCCCATCTCCGAGATCATCGGCACGGACTTGCGGGGCTTCTCCCGCACCCTGGAATCGCGCACCAGCCTGCCCGTGTTCATGGTGCCCACAGCCGGGTCCGAACCCTATCCCGAGGGGGCGTCCAAGGCCTTCCTGGCCCTGGCGCGCAAGCTCATGCGCACGCCGGAGCGCAAGGTCAAAAACGGCGTCAACGTTCTTGGGGCGATCCACCTGTCCACGGGCAGGGAGGAGCACATCGAGCCGGTGCTCCAGGCCATTGAGCAGGCGGGCTTTCCGCTGGTGAGCGTGTTCTCCGTGCCCCGGCCCGGGCAGGAGGACCCCCTGGAGTCCCTGCGCAACGCTCCCAGCGCGGAGCTCAACGTGGTGGTCTCCACCAGCGGGCTGGCCCTGGCGGACCACATGTACGCCACCTTCGGCATTCCCTACGTGGTGGGGATGCCCGTGGGACTGCGGGGCCGGGACGACATGCTGACCCTGCTGCGCCGGGAGCCGCTTCCAACCCCGCCCGCGCCAGCCAGGCCCGCGCCCTTCAAACACGCTTTGGTCATCGGCGAGCCAGTGATGAGCTATGGAATCCAGCGCTGCCTGCGCCACGACTTCGGCATTCCCCGTGTGGACGTTGTCTCGGTGACGCCCGACGCAGCTGTGTTCGCGCCTGCGGAAGGCCGCTTGGCGGCCCTGGCGGAGCGCGGCCAGGCCGATGTTTGTACGGATGGCGAACACGAAACGGCTGCGCTCATGAACGACCCGTCCGTGGACTGCATCGTCGCCGATCCCTGTTACAAGGCCCTGCTGACGCGGCCGGTCCGGTTCATCCCCATGCCGCACATCGCCATGAGCGCGCGGCTCAACTGGAATTTGCCGTACGAGTACGCCGTGGAAAAAGGCCATGCGTATCTTGCCGGGCGCTTGTTCGCCTCCGCATAG
- a CDS encoding nitrogenase component 1, whose translation MRVDSASIKIENLKRKEDFPFARLEGVGPNLAGWGVIETCLLLPQSLCIMAGPSACLRHSAFMAHARGFTDRFYMLCTPEIDMTMGRHLEKVEKGIRDIASRRPEKVIFLIVGCPDYILGTDFTGVIERLEKDTGRRIILGAMAPITIGLKESPFTSAYTSFYDFLKRESSQPDPEAVNILGTFMPLSDSGELYQALRGAGIRRIHQIPLCADLEQFALMAGAASSLVLHPLANGLAGRMEKGLGIPSAFVPTAYGLDAIAGQYEKIAAAVGRKLDTEAFATAAKTAAAPLVARLKDKTLAVGCSINGSPWELASALVDFGLNVDTVFARGTFTPYEWRIIERLRETAPHIRACNVSHPSMCGETAPFDHIDVAYGVDAGIFCARAANVPLSRYQEQKHGYENTLWMLEQTREALENPVSNADWIYTHNFLI comes from the coding sequence ATGCGTGTGGACAGTGCCAGCATCAAAATTGAAAACCTGAAGCGCAAGGAGGACTTCCCCTTCGCGCGACTGGAAGGCGTTGGCCCCAACCTCGCGGGCTGGGGCGTCATCGAGACCTGCCTGCTGCTGCCGCAGTCCCTGTGCATCATGGCCGGGCCGTCGGCCTGTTTGCGGCATTCGGCGTTCATGGCGCACGCGCGCGGGTTTACCGACCGCTTCTACATGCTCTGCACGCCCGAAATCGACATGACCATGGGCAGGCACTTGGAGAAGGTGGAAAAAGGCATCCGCGACATCGCGTCCCGGCGGCCGGAAAAGGTCATCTTCCTCATTGTGGGCTGTCCGGACTACATTCTGGGCACGGACTTCACCGGCGTCATCGAGCGGCTGGAGAAGGACACCGGGCGGCGCATCATCCTCGGCGCCATGGCCCCCATCACCATCGGGCTCAAGGAGTCGCCCTTCACCTCGGCCTACACCTCGTTCTACGACTTCCTCAAGCGCGAGTCGAGCCAACCGGACCCGGAGGCCGTGAACATCCTGGGCACATTCATGCCCCTGTCGGATTCCGGCGAGCTGTACCAGGCGCTCAGGGGCGCGGGAATCAGGCGCATCCATCAAATTCCGCTCTGCGCCGACCTGGAGCAGTTCGCGCTCATGGCGGGCGCCGCGTCCTCGCTGGTGCTGCACCCGCTGGCCAACGGGCTTGCCGGGCGCATGGAAAAAGGCCTGGGCATACCCTCGGCCTTCGTGCCAACGGCATACGGCCTTGACGCCATTGCTGGACAATACGAAAAAATCGCCGCCGCAGTGGGGCGCAAGCTTGACACCGAAGCCTTTGCAACGGCCGCGAAAACGGCCGCCGCGCCGCTGGTCGCGAGGCTCAAGGACAAGACCCTGGCCGTGGGCTGCAGCATCAACGGCAGCCCCTGGGAGCTGGCCTCGGCGCTGGTGGATTTTGGCCTGAACGTGGACACGGTCTTCGCGCGCGGCACCTTCACCCCCTATGAATGGCGGATCATCGAGCGCCTGCGCGAGACCGCACCGCACATCCGGGCCTGCAACGTCTCCCATCCCAGCATGTGCGGCGAGACCGCCCCCTTCGATCACATCGACGTGGCCTACGGCGTGGACGCGGGCATCTTCTGCGCTAGAGCGGCCAACGTGCCGCTGTCGCGCTATCAGGAGCAGAAGCACGGCTACGAAAACACCTTGTGGATGCTGGAGCAAACCCGCGAAGCCCTTGAAAATCCCGTCAGCAACGCTGACTGGATCTACACGCACAACTTCCTGATCTAG
- a CDS encoding nucleotide-binding protein, with protein MIKIAIYGKGGIGKSTVTSGISAALAVHGHKVMQIGCDPKSDSTINLLGGQMPPPILQYLQENGRPDDLDAVVRKGFGGTTCMEVGGPTPGIGCFGRGMLTAFELLDEMDAYAKYAPDIVFYDILADIVCGGIAVPMREGFADKVFIVTSGEKMALLAARNIILALRNFADRHYAELGGLILNRRDMPDEVERVQDFAKEMETTIIGVIPRDRAIHTFEEQGKTIVEGDPGLPTSACFFDLARTVAAFAQERGAAPISDTKQEKRHACGQCQHQN; from the coding sequence TTGATTAAGATCGCGATTTACGGAAAAGGCGGCATCGGCAAATCCACCGTGACCTCCGGCATCTCGGCGGCCCTCGCCGTGCATGGCCACAAGGTCATGCAGATCGGGTGCGACCCCAAGAGCGACTCCACCATCAACCTGCTGGGCGGACAGATGCCGCCGCCAATATTGCAGTATCTTCAGGAAAACGGCAGGCCGGACGACCTGGACGCCGTTGTCCGCAAGGGTTTTGGCGGAACCACCTGCATGGAGGTCGGCGGGCCCACGCCGGGCATCGGCTGCTTTGGCCGGGGTATGCTCACGGCCTTTGAGCTGCTGGACGAGATGGACGCCTACGCCAAGTATGCGCCGGACATCGTGTTCTACGACATCCTGGCGGATATCGTCTGCGGCGGCATCGCCGTGCCCATGCGCGAAGGCTTCGCCGACAAGGTGTTCATCGTCACCTCCGGCGAAAAAATGGCCCTGCTCGCGGCCAGGAACATCATCCTGGCCCTGCGCAACTTCGCCGACCGCCACTACGCGGAGCTGGGCGGGCTCATCCTCAACCGGCGCGACATGCCCGACGAGGTGGAGCGTGTGCAGGACTTCGCCAAGGAGATGGAGACGACCATCATCGGCGTCATCCCCCGCGACCGGGCCATCCACACCTTCGAGGAGCAGGGGAAAACCATAGTCGAAGGCGATCCCGGCCTGCCCACCTCGGCCTGTTTCTTCGACCTGGCCCGGACCGTGGCCGCCTTCGCCCAGGAGCGCGGCGCGGCCCCAATCAGCGACACCAAGCAGGAGAAGCGCCATGCGTGTGGACAGTGCCAGCATCAAAATTGA
- the hydE gene encoding [FeFe] hydrogenase H-cluster radical SAM maturase HydE: MPMERAEILAALRGAQHQDTLFREADRVRQEHCGDTAQLRGVVHFSNYCCRQDLYCGLCKQNDKAKRFRMSEDQIVQTALSIAEAGLGTVVLQSGEDYHYTRDMLCSIIRRILDKADVAITLSLGERPEADMRAFKEAGASRYLMKHETMNPELYAVMRPGLKLADRLRCINLLRKLGYQVGVGNIVGLPGQTLEDLALDIEFFQSFQPDMVNIGPFIPHADTPLRDHPPADVELMLRVFALARIVTQNTHLAAANTVATLMPEDGQYRAFTQGGANVIMPNCNPFLKSKTDKVEYEFQITTRKRYVSVDEARQVLRRAGRNVAAGKGDSLKMRGGRFD; this comes from the coding sequence ATGCCCATGGAGAGAGCAGAAATCCTTGCCGCCCTGCGTGGCGCGCAACACCAGGACACCCTGTTCCGCGAGGCCGACCGTGTGCGCCAGGAACACTGCGGCGACACGGCGCAGTTGCGCGGCGTTGTCCATTTTTCCAACTATTGTTGCCGCCAGGATCTGTACTGCGGCCTGTGCAAACAGAACGACAAGGCCAAGCGCTTCCGCATGAGCGAGGACCAGATCGTGCAGACTGCGCTTTCCATTGCCGAGGCGGGCCTTGGCACCGTGGTGCTGCAAAGCGGCGAGGACTACCACTACACGCGGGACATGCTCTGCTCCATCATTCGACGCATTCTCGACAAGGCCGATGTCGCCATCACCCTAAGCCTGGGCGAACGGCCCGAGGCCGACATGCGCGCCTTCAAGGAGGCCGGGGCCAGCCGGTACTTGATGAAGCACGAGACCATGAACCCGGAACTGTATGCCGTCATGCGGCCCGGTTTGAAACTGGCGGACAGGCTACGCTGCATCAACTTGCTGCGAAAGCTGGGCTACCAGGTGGGCGTAGGCAACATTGTCGGCCTGCCCGGCCAGACCCTGGAGGACCTCGCGCTGGACATCGAGTTCTTCCAGTCCTTCCAGCCCGACATGGTCAACATCGGCCCGTTCATCCCCCATGCGGACACGCCCCTGCGCGACCACCCGCCCGCGGACGTGGAACTCATGCTCCGGGTCTTCGCCCTGGCGCGGATTGTGACCCAAAACACGCACTTGGCCGCGGCAAACACCGTGGCCACCCTGATGCCCGAGGACGGCCAGTACCGCGCCTTCACGCAGGGCGGGGCCAACGTCATCATGCCCAATTGCAATCCGTTCCTGAAAAGCAAGACAGACAAGGTTGAATACGAATTTCAGATAACTACGAGGAAACGCTACGTTTCCGTAGACGAGGCCAGGCAGGTGTTGCGGCGCGCCGGACGGAACGTTGCAGCGGGAAAAGGGGACTCACTCAAGATGCGGGGAGGACGTTTTGATTAA
- a CDS encoding nickel-dependent hydrogenase large subunit: protein MTTPQRPPDIICAENTFVISARLAGGRVAKTWSTGKMVHNMDFLLGATTEGEAPRFAKRPACICNDGHALAAARAVENLADVQIPEAARLVRNLAQGLQLLSDHLTHFYHFSLSDWLNLGRALRADAGKTAKLAECSCPRPDQGRAAFSSEALQRLTALAQGEGGAFFAVEHWDHPAYAGGPEHHLLVFSHSQAALDIRAKLAEARKLLRCTGPGHPAYQIGGLSKAADGPDLSPEARNGCAALLRQSAEFIRNVFLPDAVLVARLYRHEADLGRSGAFLSWGDFPAGERGEALLPGGVVALDQGLSAQAAQWNQVRVEQEPAWADADASRYRLRFGSGEPEYRWTNDGFHWFAVPRYAGRACEAGPLSRMLVAYAKGGRAVRDEMDRALRQAGLSPQSLDSTVGRMLARALEAASVAKAALGWLDSLDALLGGGKAPVQTPWSLPHSGEGVGLAEIGRGALAHRVRLENGRIVEHDYLIPSLWNFSPRSADGTPSPLERALAATPVADSAHPLEILRAVHAFDPCNACVIRLEDDDAGKTVTVRAK, encoded by the coding sequence ATGACCACCCCCCAACGGCCACCCGACATCATCTGCGCGGAGAACACCTTCGTCATCAGCGCGCGCCTTGCTGGCGGGCGTGTGGCCAAAACCTGGAGCACGGGCAAGATGGTCCACAACATGGACTTTCTGCTCGGGGCGACCACCGAGGGGGAAGCGCCGCGCTTCGCCAAGCGTCCCGCCTGCATCTGCAACGACGGGCACGCCCTGGCCGCGGCGCGCGCGGTGGAAAACCTCGCCGACGTTCAAATCCCGGAAGCCGCGCGGCTGGTGCGCAATCTGGCGCAAGGCCTGCAACTGCTCTCCGACCATCTGACACACTTCTACCACTTCTCCCTCTCCGACTGGCTGAACCTGGGCCGCGCCCTGCGCGCCGACGCCGGAAAAACGGCGAAGCTGGCGGAGTGCTCCTGCCCGCGCCCGGACCAGGGGCGGGCCGCCTTCTCCAGCGAGGCGCTCCAACGCTTGACCGCCTTGGCCCAGGGCGAGGGCGGCGCATTCTTCGCGGTCGAGCATTGGGACCATCCGGCCTATGCGGGCGGCCCGGAACACCACCTGCTGGTGTTCAGCCACAGCCAGGCCGCGCTGGACATACGCGCCAAGCTGGCCGAGGCCCGGAAGCTGCTGCGATGTACCGGGCCGGGGCACCCGGCCTATCAGATCGGCGGCCTGTCCAAGGCGGCGGACGGCCCGGACCTCTCGCCGGAGGCGCGCAACGGCTGCGCGGCGCTGTTGCGCCAAAGCGCGGAATTCATCCGAAACGTCTTTCTGCCGGATGCGGTGCTCGTGGCCCGGCTGTACCGCCACGAGGCCGACCTCGGTCGAAGCGGCGCATTCCTGTCCTGGGGCGATTTTCCCGCCGGGGAACGGGGCGAGGCGCTTCTGCCTGGCGGCGTGGTCGCCCTGGACCAAGGGCTGTCTGCCCAAGCGGCGCAATGGAACCAGGTGCGCGTGGAACAGGAACCCGCCTGGGCCGACGCCGACGCCAGCCGGTACCGATTGCGCTTCGGCTCTGGTGAGCCGGAATACCGCTGGACCAACGACGGTTTCCACTGGTTCGCTGTTCCCAGGTACGCGGGCCGGGCTTGCGAGGCCGGACCGTTGTCCAGGATGCTCGTCGCGTACGCCAAAGGCGGCAGGGCCGTACGCGACGAGATGGACCGTGCCTTGCGCCAGGCCGGGCTGTCCCCGCAATCCTTGGACTCCACCGTTGGCAGAATGCTCGCCAGGGCGCTGGAGGCCGCCAGCGTCGCCAAGGCGGCCCTTGGGTGGCTGGATTCCCTGGATGCGCTGCTCGGCGGCGGCAAGGCCCCGGTTCAGACGCCCTGGAGCCTGCCGCACTCCGGCGAGGGCGTGGGCCTGGCGGAAATCGGCAGGGGCGCGCTGGCCCACCGCGTGCGCCTGGAAAATGGCCGCATCGTCGAGCACGACTACCTTATTCCGTCATTGTGGAACTTTTCGCCGCGCAGCGCCGATGGGACCCCAAGCCCGCTGGAGCGGGCATTGGCCGCCACACCCGTGGCGGACAGCGCGCATCCGTTGGAGATCCTGCGGGCCGTGCACGCCTTCGACCCCTGCAACGCCTGTGTGATCCGGCTTGAAGACGACGATGCGGGAAAGACCGTGACGGTGCGAGCCAAATGA
- the hydF gene encoding [FeFe] hydrogenase H-cluster maturation GTPase HydF, translated as MNETPKGLRLHIGLYGRRNVGKSSLLNALTGQQVAIVSQTPGTTTDPVEKTLELAPLGPVVFIDTAGIDDEGALGEQRKERALKVLDRTDIALLVAGPEAWGEYEAGLAALMGERKIPFAVVFNKDDLSAPPPDALAALENAGIRTVSASAALGRGLGRIKEVLAELTPEDWFAEPRLLGDLLPAGELAVLVVPIDLGAPKGRLILPQVQSIRDILDSDASCMVVKERELRDALARLNRKPRIVICDSQVVLKTAGDTPPDVLLTTFSILMARFKGDLVSLARGVAAIEALRPGDKVLIAEACTHHPLADDIGRVKIPRWLRQYAGGDLQITNQAGKDFPEDLTPYALVVHCAACVANRRQMLTRIYRAQSQGVPMTNYGLAISYVQGVLPRVLDPFPAARAAYCEARAQAMGKAAPGC; from the coding sequence ATGAACGAAACGCCCAAGGGACTCAGGCTGCATATCGGCCTCTACGGCCGCCGCAACGTTGGCAAGTCCTCGCTGCTGAACGCGCTGACCGGACAGCAGGTGGCCATCGTCTCCCAGACGCCGGGCACCACCACGGACCCGGTTGAAAAGACGCTGGAGCTTGCGCCGCTTGGGCCGGTGGTGTTCATAGACACGGCCGGAATCGACGACGAAGGCGCATTGGGCGAACAGCGCAAGGAGCGCGCGCTCAAGGTTCTGGACCGCACCGACATCGCCCTGCTTGTGGCGGGGCCGGAGGCCTGGGGCGAATACGAAGCGGGACTGGCGGCGCTCATGGGCGAACGCAAGATCCCTTTTGCCGTGGTTTTCAACAAGGATGACCTCTCCGCCCCGCCGCCGGACGCTCTGGCGGCCCTTGAGAATGCCGGAATCAGAACCGTGTCCGCCTCGGCCGCCCTTGGCCGGGGACTGGGGCGCATCAAGGAAGTCCTGGCCGAACTGACGCCGGAGGACTGGTTCGCGGAGCCCCGGCTTTTGGGCGACCTGCTGCCCGCCGGGGAACTGGCCGTGCTGGTGGTGCCTATCGATTTGGGCGCTCCCAAGGGGCGGCTCATCCTGCCCCAGGTCCAAAGCATCCGCGACATACTGGACAGCGACGCCTCCTGCATGGTCGTCAAGGAGCGTGAACTGCGCGACGCCCTGGCCCGGCTGAACCGCAAGCCGAGGATCGTGATCTGCGACTCCCAGGTGGTGCTCAAAACAGCGGGAGACACGCCGCCCGACGTCCTCCTCACCACGTTTTCCATCCTCATGGCCCGTTTCAAGGGCGATCTGGTCAGTCTGGCGCGGGGCGTCGCCGCCATTGAGGCCCTGCGGCCCGGCGACAAGGTGCTCATCGCCGAGGCCTGCACGCACCACCCCCTGGCCGACGACATCGGCCGGGTCAAGATTCCCCGCTGGCTGCGGCAATACGCCGGCGGGGATCTCCAGATCACCAATCAGGCGGGCAAGGATTTCCCCGAGGATCTCACGCCGTACGCACTCGTCGTCCATTGCGCAGCCTGCGTGGCCAATCGCAGGCAGATGCTCACCCGGATCTACCGGGCGCAAAGCCAGGGCGTGCCCATGACCAATTACGGACTGGCCATCTCCTATGTGCAGGGCGTGCTGCCGCGCGTGCTGGACCCGTTCCCGGCGGCGCGGGCCGCCTACTGCGAGGCGCGCGCCCAGGCCATGGGCAAGGCCGCGCCAGGGTGCTGA
- a CDS encoding aspartate ammonia-lyase has protein sequence MIARENVNDEDAAGPSRETRLERDALGERTVPTTAYWGIHTARALENFPLTGRPPRPELIVALAQVKLACARTNAELGHVPAPIAQAITRACEELIAGNLREEIVVDALQGGAGTSTNMNLNEVLANRAEELLGGGEGGCARIEPLGHVNLHQSTNDVYPTAVKVAAIGLLRELEQAIAELQGAFQDCEKRFCDVLKVGRTQLQDAVPISLGAECSAWAECLSRDRWRVFKCEERLRVVNLGGTAVGTGVTAPREYIFLVVERLREITGLGLSRAENLVDATQNADVFVEVSGILKAHAVNLFKISSDLRLLGSGPRAGFGEVLLPAVQAGSSLMPGKVNPVICEAVAQAAIQAMANDMAVTLSAQSGQLELNAFLPLLAENLLSSLSLLIQANRIFARRCVRGLQADRDVCAAHLERSLAVVTALVPRLGYAEAGAVAAEAQQSGRTVREVVLSRGLLDQPELDRLLSVESMTSLGHR, from the coding sequence ATGATCGCACGTGAGAACGTGAACGACGAGGACGCTGCCGGGCCTTCCCGTGAAACGCGCCTGGAGCGCGATGCGCTCGGTGAAAGAACGGTGCCGACCACGGCCTATTGGGGCATCCACACGGCCCGGGCCCTGGAGAATTTTCCCCTGACCGGCCGTCCGCCCCGGCCCGAACTCATCGTGGCCCTGGCGCAGGTCAAACTGGCCTGCGCCCGCACCAACGCCGAGTTGGGCCATGTGCCCGCCCCGATAGCCCAGGCCATCACCCGCGCCTGCGAGGAGCTGATCGCCGGGAACCTGCGCGAGGAAATCGTGGTCGATGCGCTGCAGGGCGGCGCAGGGACCTCCACCAACATGAACCTGAACGAGGTGCTGGCCAACCGCGCCGAGGAACTCCTGGGCGGCGGCGAAGGCGGTTGCGCGCGGATTGAACCGCTCGGCCACGTCAACCTGCACCAGTCCACCAACGATGTGTACCCCACGGCGGTCAAGGTTGCGGCGATCGGTCTGCTGCGGGAGCTGGAGCAGGCCATCGCCGAGCTCCAGGGGGCGTTCCAGGACTGCGAGAAGCGATTTTGCGATGTGCTCAAGGTCGGCCGCACCCAGCTGCAGGACGCTGTGCCCATAAGCCTGGGCGCGGAGTGTTCCGCCTGGGCCGAATGCCTCTCGCGAGACCGTTGGCGTGTGTTCAAGTGCGAGGAGCGCCTGCGCGTGGTGAACCTGGGGGGGACAGCCGTTGGAACAGGGGTAACCGCGCCAAGGGAATACATATTCCTGGTCGTGGAACGCCTGCGCGAGATCACGGGCCTGGGCCTGTCCAGGGCCGAGAACCTGGTGGACGCCACCCAGAACGCCGATGTCTTTGTGGAGGTCTCCGGCATCCTCAAGGCCCACGCGGTGAACCTGTTCAAAATTTCATCGGACCTGCGCCTGCTTGGGTCCGGGCCGCGCGCGGGGTTCGGAGAGGTGTTGCTTCCCGCGGTGCAGGCCGGGTCCAGCCTCATGCCCGGCAAGGTCAACCCGGTGATCTGCGAAGCCGTGGCCCAGGCCGCCATCCAGGCCATGGCCAACGATATGGCCGTGACCCTTTCCGCACAGTCCGGCCAGCTGGAGCTGAACGCCTTTCTGCCGCTCTTGGCCGAGAACCTGCTCTCCAGCCTCAGCCTGCTCATCCAGGCCAACCGCATCTTCGCCCGCCGCTGCGTGCGCGGCCTGCAGGCCGACCGCGACGTCTGCGCCGCGCACCTGGAGCGCTCCCTGGCCGTGGTCACGGCGCTGGTGCCGCGCCTGGGCTATGCCGAGGCAGGAGCCGTCGCTGCCGAGGCCCAACAATCCGGCCGCACCGTGCGCGAGGTTGTTCTGTCGCGAGGGCTGCTGGACCAGCCCGAGCTGGACCGGCTGCTCTCGGTGGAGAGCATGACCAGCCTGGGACACCGTTGA
- the qmoC gene encoding quinone-interacting membrane-bound oxidoreductase complex subunit QmoC: protein MSNTVRVQPDLKFIQELQQVGGESLKKCYQCATCSVACPLSPADDPYPRKEMVWAQWGLKDRLLNDIDIWLCHNCGTCSDLCPRGAKPGDLLAALRNMAYRNLAKPSIIGTWMSSSKYLPILFAIPALIYLAIWSIMAGKLGTAFPLFVVDGHELKVAAEGAIIYGGLFPGDYTIDPIFGAVFLFMVFAFAGGISNLLKSFKSTPKTYIVGRGPEPSFLSCLIDTLKNEVALHSRFVNCGEDEKDKERVKGHLFVFYAFIALMIVTGVVAFGHWFGAWFLQHILGLEGGLAGLIAWAGHTPMPLWSPVKLLANAGAVALVIGLTKLTSRRSALDASKSVSNWYDWYLIAVIWGIAITGIGSEIFRLIGQKMLAYPTYYLHLVFVFMLLAYLPWSKLGHVVYRTVALAYARKIGRLPMGARN, encoded by the coding sequence ATGTCGAACACCGTCAGGGTTCAACCGGACCTGAAATTCATTCAGGAACTGCAGCAGGTGGGCGGCGAGTCGCTCAAGAAGTGCTACCAGTGCGCCACCTGCTCCGTGGCGTGCCCCCTTTCCCCGGCCGACGACCCCTATCCCCGCAAGGAGATGGTCTGGGCGCAGTGGGGCTTGAAGGACCGCCTGTTAAACGACATCGACATTTGGCTGTGCCACAACTGCGGCACCTGTTCCGACCTGTGCCCGCGCGGAGCCAAGCCGGGCGACCTGCTGGCCGCCCTGCGCAACATGGCCTACCGCAACCTGGCCAAACCCAGCATCATCGGCACGTGGATGAGCTCCAGCAAGTACCTGCCCATCCTCTTCGCCATTCCGGCCCTCATCTACCTGGCCATCTGGTCCATCATGGCCGGAAAGCTGGGCACGGCCTTCCCGCTCTTCGTGGTGGACGGCCATGAGCTCAAGGTCGCGGCCGAGGGCGCCATCATCTACGGCGGCCTCTTCCCCGGCGACTACACCATCGACCCCATCTTCGGGGCCGTGTTCCTGTTCATGGTCTTCGCCTTCGCGGGCGGCATCTCCAACCTGCTCAAGAGCTTCAAGTCCACGCCCAAAACCTACATTGTCGGCCGCGGGCCGGAGCCCAGCTTCCTGTCCTGCCTCATCGACACCCTCAAGAACGAGGTGGCGCTGCACAGCCGCTTCGTGAACTGCGGCGAGGACGAAAAGGACAAGGAACGCGTCAAAGGCCACCTCTTTGTCTTCTACGCCTTCATCGCGCTGATGATCGTCACCGGCGTCGTGGCCTTCGGCCACTGGTTCGGCGCGTGGTTCCTGCAACACATCCTGGGGCTTGAGGGCGGGCTCGCCGGGCTCATCGCCTGGGCCGGACACACCCCCATGCCCCTGTGGAGCCCGGTGAAGCTTCTGGCCAACGCGGGCGCCGTGGCCCTGGTCATCGGCCTCACCAAGCTCACCAGCCGTCGCAGCGCGCTGGACGCCTCAAAAAGCGTCAGCAACTGGTACGACTGGTACCTCATCGCCGTCATCTGGGGCATCGCCATCACCGGCATCGGTTCCGAGATCTTCCGCCTCATCGGCCAGAAGATGCTCGCCTACCCCACCTACTACCTGCACCTGGTCTTCGTGTTCATGCTGCTGGCTTACCTGCCCTGGTCCAAGCTCGGGCACGTGGTCTACCGTACTGTGGCCCTGGCCTACGCCCGCAAGATCGGCCGCCTGCCCATGGGCGCGCGGAACTAG